GGCCGTACTCCTTCCAGCGACGGGTGACGGTGGCGGCGGTACCCGGGTCCGACTCGACCATCTCCGGCCAGCCGCCGTCCCGGGTGTAGCCCTCCTCGGGCAGCTTACGGGTCGCGTCGATCCCGGCCTTGCCGCCCCAGAACTGCTGGTAGGAGGCGTGGTCCAGATGGTCGACCGGCCCTTCGACCACGCTCAGGTCGCGGCTGTAGTCGACGTTGCCCAGGGCCCGCCAGGCGACCTCCTGGTAGTCGTGGACGTCGCAGTCGGCGTCCACCACCACGATCAGCTTGGTGAGCGACATCATGTGCGCGCCCCAGATGGCGTGCATCACCTTCTGGGCGTGCTTGGGGTACTTCTTGTCGATCGAGACGATGACGCAGTTGTGGAAGCCGCCGGCCTCGGGCAGGTCGTAGTCGACGATGTCCGGAACGATGATCTTCAGCAGCGGCAGGAAGAAGCGCTCGGTGAACTTGCCCAGCGGCCCGTCCTCGGTCGGCGGCCGGCCGACCACGATGGACTGCAGCAGCGGGCGCTTCCGCATGGTCACGCAGTCGATGGTCAGCGCCGGGAACGGCTCCTGCGGCGTGTAGAAGCCGGTGTGGTCGCCGAACGGGCCCTCGGGCAGCAGCTGCCCCGGCTCCAGCCAGCCCTCCAGCACCACCTCGGCGTCGGCCGGGACCTGCAGCGGAACGGTCCTGCAGTCGACCATCCGGATCCGCTCACCGGCCACGAAGCCGGCGAACAGGTACTCGTCGATGTCGCCGGGCAGCGGCGCGGTCGCGGCGTAGGTCACGGCCGGCGGGCAGCCGAAGGCGATGGCGACCGGCAGCCGCTCGCCGCGCTTGGCGGCGACCGCGTAGTGGTTCCGGCTGTCCTTGTGGATCTGCCAGTGCATGCCGATGGTGCGCCTGTCGTGCCGCTGCAACCGGTAGAGGCCGAGGTTGCGGATGCCCGAGTCGGGGTCCTTGGTGTGGGTGAGGCCCAGGTTGAAGAAGGAGCCGCCGTCCTGCGGCCAGGTGAACAGGGCCGGCAGCCGGTCCAGGTCGACCTGGTCGCCCTTGAGCACGACCTCCTGCACCGGGGCGTCCTCGCCCTTGACCTTCTTCGGCGGGACGTGGGTCATCCCGGCCAGCTTGCCGAAGGCCTCGCGGACGCCGGTGAAGCCGTGCGGCAGCTCGGGGCGCAGCAGTCCGGCGATCTTCTCGGCGATCTCCTCGGGGCCCTTCAGGCCCAGTGCCTTGGACAGCCGCCGCTCGGTCCCGAAGACGTTCATCGCCAGCGGCATGGACGCGCCCTTGACGTTCTCGAAGAGCAGCGCCGGGCCCTTGGCCTTCTGCACCCGGTCGACGATCTCCCCGACCTCCAGGTACGGGTCCACCTCCACCTTGATCCGCTTGAGGTCGCCCTCGCGTTCCAGCGCCCGTAGAAAGGACCGAAGATCGTCGTATGCCATGCCTGCCAGTATCCGCCACTCGCTAGGCTGGCCTTCACCGGCACCCGGGCGTGCCGCCGCAGGCCCCCGTGGCCGGACGTACGTACGAAACGTACGCCGCACGCCCCCGGAGACCCGTCGTTCCGACCGTTTACGGGATCCATACGTGCCCCGACACTGACCCTATGACAGCCGCCCCCACCGAGATCTCCGCCTATGGAGACCACGTCGTCGCCGTCGAACCCACCGGTGCCGAACCCGTCCCCGCCGAGGCACGCCACGGCCGGCCGATCGGCCTGCTGTGGACCTGGACCTCGCCCAACATGGAGTTCGCCACGGTCTTCGTGGGCGTGCTCGCCGTCGGCGTCTTCGGGCTGGGCTTCTGGCCCGCCGTGCTGGCCATCGTGCTCGGCACCGGCCTCGGCGCGCTCGCCCACGCCTTCCTCGGCCTCAGCGGCCCGCGCTTCGGCGTCCCGCAGATGGCGGCGGGCCGCTCCGCCTTCGGCTTCGTCGGCAACGCGCTGCCGGCCGGGCTGAACGCGCTGACGGCCGGCATCGGCTGGTTCGCCGTCAACAGCGTCAGCGCCGCGTACGCGCTGAACACCCTGCTCGGCTGGCCGCTGCTGCTCTGCCTGTTCATCGTGGTGGTGCTGCAGGTGACCCTGGCCTACTTCGGCCACAACTTCATCCACAGCGCCGAGAAGTACGCCTTCCCGGTGCTGACCCTGATCTTCGTGGTCGCCTCGGTGGCCATCCTCGGCAAGTCGCACATCGGCTCCGCCAACGGCGCGCACGCCTTCCCCGGCGCGTTCCTGCTGACCGTCGGCGCGACCTTCGGCTACGCCGCCGGCTGGACCCCCTACGGCTCCGACTACACCCGCTACCTGCCGAAGGCGACGCCCAAGTGGGCCGTCGCGCTCTGGCCCGGACTGGGCGTCCTGGTCTCCTGCGTGCTCCTGGAGGTGGTCGGCGCGGCCTCGGCGACCGTGCTGATCCCGGCCAAGCTGGCGGCCACCCTCTCCCCCACCGCCGCCTTCACCTACGCCCTGCCGGGCTGGCTGGCCGACTTCACCCTGCTGGCGATAGCCGTCGGCGGCATCGCCGCCAACGCGCTGAACATCTACTCGGGCGCGCTGTCCTTCCTGGCCACCGGCATCAAGCTGCCGCCGTTCCTGCGCCGGGCCGGGGTCTCCCTGGTGTTCGGCGTCGCCGGCACGCTGCTGGCCTGGTCGGGCCTGAGCGACTCGGCGACCAAGTACAACAACTTCCTGCTGGTCATCACCTACTGGATCGGCCCCTGGCTGGCCGTCACCTTCGTCGACCGCTGGCTGCGCCGGGGCGAGTCCGACGAGCAGGTCGCCGCGCTGCTGGACGACCGCCGACACACCAACTGGGCCGCCCCGCTGGCGATGGCGCTCGGCACCGGCCTCGGCGTCTGGCTGTTCTCCAACCAGACCGAGTACACCGGCCTGGTCGCCGAGCACGTCCCGGCCCTGGGCGACAGCGCCTTCGAGGCCGGCTTCGTCCTGGCCGCCCTCCTCTACCTCGCCCTCCGCCTCGTCCCCGGCCTCGGCGGCGCCCGCGCCACCGCCCCGTCCGCCCCCGCCCCGGACCCCTCCCGGGCCTAGACCCGACGGCCGGCTCAGCCCGCCGCGCGCAGCAGCCGGTGGGCGCAGCAGGCGAGGAGGAGCTCGCTGTGGGCGTCGGGGTCGCCGACCGGGAAGCCGAGGAGTGACTCGATGCGTTCCAGCCGCTGGTAGAGCGACTGGCGGCCGACGTGCAGCAGGGCGGCGGTGCGGGTGGGGCTGCAGCCGTTGCGGAGGTGCACCTCCAGGGTGCGGACCAGGTCGCTGGGGTGGGCGGCCTCCCACTCCAGCAGCGGGCCGACGGCGCGGCTGACCAGGTGGGCCAGCCGGTCGCGGGCGGCGGGGGTGAGGCCCTCGCCGGTCAGCTGCCGTTCCAGCGCCAGTGCGCGGGAGGAGGTGACCAGCGCGCCCAGCGTCCCGCCGGGCCCGGTCGCGCAGCAGGAGGGCTCGGCGGCCGGGACGGTGAGGGCCAGCCCGAGGGTGGTCCTGGCCTCGCGCAGCGACTCGCCCCAGCGGCTCCAGGCCGCGTCGGCGAGGGTGGCCGGGCCCAGGGCCACCGTGCAGGGCAGCCCCGGCGCGCCCGGGGCCGCCAGCGCCGCCTGCGCGGCACGGACGGCGTCGCCCGCGCCCGCCGGGACGGCCAGCAGCGCCGCCAGTCCGCCCGCGACCGGGGCGCGCAGCAGCGCGGCGTCCAGCAGCAGCGCCGCCCGGTCGAGCGCGGCCGCCGCGCCGGGGCCGGTCGCGGCGACCCCGAGCAGCCGGTGGCTGCGCTCCGGCCGGAAGTCCAGGGCCCGGCAGCGGCCCAGGACGTCGGGCTGGCTGCGGGCGGTGCCGGCGGCGAGGTCGGCGAGCAGCTCGGCGGCGCGGCCGTCGCGGTCGGCGGCGGGGTGCGGCCGGTCGGCCAGCGACTGGGTGACGATGGCGGTGTTGGCGGCCTCGGCGATCCGGATGAACGGGACCACGGCGCGCAGCGCGACCAGTGGCAGGCCGCGTCTCCGGCTCTCGTCGAGCAGTTCGTAGGGCATCTCGGTGAGCGAACGGCCCAGCTCCACCGCGATCCCGGCGACGCCGCGCTCGGCGAGTTCGCGGACGTAGTGGCGGCGCGCCCCGGCGTCCGCGCCGGCCAGGCCGAGGCCGGTGGTGAGCAGCAGCTCCCCGCCGGACAGCAGCGGGCCTATCTCGTAGATCTCGCTGGAGTGCACCCAGCGCACGGGGCGGTCCAGCTCCGACTCCCCGCAGAGGATCTCCGGCGCGGCGTCGCCGAGCACGTCGAAGGAGAGGATCTCGCGGAGCGTCAGTGCGGCCATGTGAGACTCCCGGAGCGAGTGGCGGACGGCGGCGGAGCGGGGGTGTCGCCCCCGACGGACAGGATGTCGGGCGCGGGGTGGGCTGGAGCGTACTTTCCGCACGTTGCCTCGGTGTTTCCGGGCCGGGAGAGTGGTGACATGACAGACATTGCGGAGCTCCTGGGCGTGGCCGTCGAGGAGGCCAGGCTCGGCCTGGCGGAGGGCGGCATCCCGATCGGGGCGGCGCTGTTCGGCCCGGACGGGGAGCTGCTGGGCCGTGGCCACAACCGCCGGGTCCAGGACGGCGACCCGTCGATGCACGCGGAGACGGCGGCGTTCCGGGCGGCCGGGCGGCTGCGCGGCTACGGCCGGACCACCATGGTCACCACCCTGTCGCCGTGCTGGTACTGCTCCGGCCTGGTCCGGCAGTTCGGCATCGGCCGGGTCGTCGTCGGCGAGGCCGAGACCTTCCACGGCGGCCACGAGTGGCTGGCCGAGCACGGCGTGCAGATCACCGTGCTGGACGACCCCGAGTGCACCGCACTGATGCGCGAGTTCATCGCCGCCCGCCCCGACCTGTGGTTCGAGGACATCGGCGAGTAGGCGTTCCGTCCACCCCCCAACAGAGGAGCAGCATGTCCCCGCGCATACCGGTGATCGACCTCGTCCCCTGGCTGTCGGACGACCCCGAGGCCCGTGCCCGTACCGCCGCCGCCGTGGACGCGGCGCTCAGCCGGGCCGGGTTCCTGCTGATCACCGGCCACGGGGTGAGCCTGGAGATGCGGGAGAGCGTCCGGGCCGCCGCCCGGGCCTTCTTCGCGCT
The Streptacidiphilus albus JL83 genome window above contains:
- a CDS encoding PucR family transcriptional regulator; the encoded protein is MAALTLREILSFDVLGDAAPEILCGESELDRPVRWVHSSEIYEIGPLLSGGELLLTTGLGLAGADAGARRHYVRELAERGVAGIAVELGRSLTEMPYELLDESRRRGLPLVALRAVVPFIRIAEAANTAIVTQSLADRPHPAADRDGRAAELLADLAAGTARSQPDVLGRCRALDFRPERSHRLLGVAATGPGAAAALDRAALLLDAALLRAPVAGGLAALLAVPAGAGDAVRAAQAALAAPGAPGLPCTVALGPATLADAAWSRWGESLREARTTLGLALTVPAAEPSCCATGPGGTLGALVTSSRALALERQLTGEGLTPAARDRLAHLVSRAVGPLLEWEAAHPSDLVRTLEVHLRNGCSPTRTAALLHVGRQSLYQRLERIESLLGFPVGDPDAHSELLLACCAHRLLRAAG
- a CDS encoding menaquinone biosynthesis decarboxylase; the protein is MAYDDLRSFLRALEREGDLKRIKVEVDPYLEVGEIVDRVQKAKGPALLFENVKGASMPLAMNVFGTERRLSKALGLKGPEEIAEKIAGLLRPELPHGFTGVREAFGKLAGMTHVPPKKVKGEDAPVQEVVLKGDQVDLDRLPALFTWPQDGGSFFNLGLTHTKDPDSGIRNLGLYRLQRHDRRTIGMHWQIHKDSRNHYAVAAKRGERLPVAIAFGCPPAVTYAATAPLPGDIDEYLFAGFVAGERIRMVDCRTVPLQVPADAEVVLEGWLEPGQLLPEGPFGDHTGFYTPQEPFPALTIDCVTMRKRPLLQSIVVGRPPTEDGPLGKFTERFFLPLLKIIVPDIVDYDLPEAGGFHNCVIVSIDKKYPKHAQKVMHAIWGAHMMSLTKLIVVVDADCDVHDYQEVAWRALGNVDYSRDLSVVEGPVDHLDHASYQQFWGGKAGIDATRKLPEEGYTRDGGWPEMVESDPGTAATVTRRWKEYGL
- a CDS encoding nucleoside deaminase; the protein is MTDIAELLGVAVEEARLGLAEGGIPIGAALFGPDGELLGRGHNRRVQDGDPSMHAETAAFRAAGRLRGYGRTTMVTTLSPCWYCSGLVRQFGIGRVVVGEAETFHGGHEWLAEHGVQITVLDDPECTALMREFIAARPDLWFEDIGE
- a CDS encoding purine-cytosine permease family protein, translated to MTAAPTEISAYGDHVVAVEPTGAEPVPAEARHGRPIGLLWTWTSPNMEFATVFVGVLAVGVFGLGFWPAVLAIVLGTGLGALAHAFLGLSGPRFGVPQMAAGRSAFGFVGNALPAGLNALTAGIGWFAVNSVSAAYALNTLLGWPLLLCLFIVVVLQVTLAYFGHNFIHSAEKYAFPVLTLIFVVASVAILGKSHIGSANGAHAFPGAFLLTVGATFGYAAGWTPYGSDYTRYLPKATPKWAVALWPGLGVLVSCVLLEVVGAASATVLIPAKLAATLSPTAAFTYALPGWLADFTLLAIAVGGIAANALNIYSGALSFLATGIKLPPFLRRAGVSLVFGVAGTLLAWSGLSDSATKYNNFLLVITYWIGPWLAVTFVDRWLRRGESDEQVAALLDDRRHTNWAAPLAMALGTGLGVWLFSNQTEYTGLVAEHVPALGDSAFEAGFVLAALLYLALRLVPGLGGARATAPSAPAPDPSRA